Genomic window (Nymphaea colorata isolate Beijing-Zhang1983 chromosome 1, ASM883128v2, whole genome shotgun sequence):
TGACGAAGGACAAATAAACTTTAGAAAAGTAATAAGACAACCAATAGAGACTCTGTCAGTGGTCTACCTTACCACTCTATCCAACATCTCTGCATAAGGTACAAGCTTTTTTATGTTCCACACGTTCCCATCAAAAGGCATGAACTCAATAAACCGGATATTAACAGGTTTGTACCGTGTCATTTCCACAAAATCACATAGCTCATCATCATTAATACCACGCATTACAACGCAGTTTACCTGGATTTTGACATTCCAATCATATCAAAAGGATATCCATTCTAGTCGGTTTAATCAGAAGTTCAAATATAGACATGTGAAGGATAATGACAGCCCAACAGAATGACATTATGACAAATGACCACAAGAGGATAAATCAAACACAGCAAGAACTAGTAAGAGATAGAGGACAAACCAGCCAAGCAATCTAGCCAGACATGTAGAAAAATAAATGCTTACTTTCACAGGATTGTATCCGAGGCCTATTGAAGCATCAATTGACTCCAGAACCTTTTCATGTCCTCTCCGGCGAGTCATGAACTCAAACTTTGTAGGAACCAGCGTGTCCAAACTAATGTTGATAGACTTTaatccattttcttttaattttgggAGCTTCCTTGCGAGAGCTATACCATTCGTAGTCATGGCCAAAGACTTTAAGCCCTTCAAGCTAGACAGCTGCAGGCAAACGTCCTCAATATCCTTCCTTACAGTTGGCTCCCCACCAGTCAGACGAATTTTATCCACACCAGAACTGACAAAGATATTAGCAAGCCTGACAATCTCGTCTGTTGTTAGAAGTTCAGGTTTGGGAGTAAGTTCAACACCCTCAGCTGGCATACAATACTGACACCTGAGGTTGCACCTCTCAGTTAATGAAATCCTTAAATAAGTATGCATTCTtccaaatgaatcaattaacaTATCCGAAACGGGACAGTCATTCTGAACAGTCTCAATCGACAGATTTGCACAAGACGTGGAGCACATCCTCATCTGAGTTTCATCACGAGCAAAACGGGGCATCTGCGTGCTTCTAGGTGAAGCAGAGAAACCAAATTTGCGCACAAATCTGAAAGTGTAGGCATCAGTCTGTTGTAACAAAACCAACAATCAGAAAATCTGTTGATAACCTCCTATACGTCCAGATTATTACGAGAACCAATTTAGTACTAAAAAAGGAATAATTGCAGTGCATAGAAGCAATTTCGTCTCAAAACAGAttgattattgaaatttcaCTCACGCAATCACCAAACAGACGATATTTCGAACTCAATGAACGTCGATGATGACTGAGATCGCGAAACCACCACCCTCGCATCTCTCTTCCGCTGAAAAAAATTAgtgggaaagagaaaaacaaaattaaagctCAAGCATGCCATGAAACTACCGACTGGTCGTGGGTGAATTTGAAAGGAATCAAAAAGTCTTCCTCTTCCGAAAATCGGCCGCAAGAAAGCATCAGATTTCGTGAAAATCCGTCCACCATGCATCAACAGActacccagaaaaaaaaaaagaaaaaaaaacagtattccacgaaacaaagaaaaatatatagaaaaaaaaaagtaaacttgCCAGACGTGAAGAACGGCAGAGCCGCGTTCTCTTCACTTCTCCTCTCAGGTTTTCCCTTATCGGTCGCGACGTTGGAGAAATCTACAGAGAATTTCGAAGTTGGCGAAATTACGATGGCATATGCATCAAAtctttctatctctttctcGCTAAACCTGAAGATGGCAC
Coding sequences:
- the LOC116262342 gene encoding GTP 3',8-cyclase, mitochondrial isoform X2, with translation MRGWWFRDLSHHRRSLSSKYRLFGDCTDAYTFRFVRKFGFSASPRSTQMPRFARDETQMRMCSTSCANLSIETVQNDCPVSDMLIDSFGRMHTYLRISLTERCNLRCQYCMPAEGVELTPKPELLTTDEIVRLANIFVSSGVDKIRLTGGEPTVRKDIEDVCLQLSSLKGLKSLAMTTNGIALARKLPKLKENGLKSINISLDTLVPTKFEFMTRRRGHEKVLESIDASIGLGYNPVKVNCVVMRGINDDELCDFVEMTRYKPVNIRFIEFMPFDGNVWNIKKLVPYAEMLDRVVRLRILADGNFKVCLFGPSEVSLRDPIRNGIDDDGLKEIIGAAVKRKKFAHADMFQLAKTANRPMIHIGG
- the LOC116262342 gene encoding GTP 3',8-cyclase, mitochondrial isoform X1 — protein: MRGWWFRDLSHHRRSLSSKYRLFGDCTDAYTFRFVRKFGFSASPRSTQMPRFARDETQMRMCSTSCANLSIETVQNDCPVSDMLIDSFGRMHTYLRISLTERCNLRCQYCMPAEGVELTPKPELLTTDEIVRLANIFVSSGVDKIRLTGGEPTVRKDIEDVCLQLSSLKGLKSLAMTTNGIALARKLPKLKENGLKSINISLDTLVPTKFEFMTRRRGHEKVLESIDASIGLGYNPVKVNCVVMRGINDDELCDFVEMTRYKPVNIRFIEFMPFDGNVWNIKKLVPYAEMLDRVEKRFGKLKKLHDHHTDTAKSFKVDHFCGTVSFITSMTEHFCAGCNRLRILADGNFKVCLFGPSEVSLRDPIRNGIDDDGLKEIIGAAVKRKKFAHADMFQLAKTANRPMIHIGG